Below is a genomic region from Prunus persica cultivar Lovell chromosome G3, Prunus_persica_NCBIv2, whole genome shotgun sequence.
GctcaatatttattaaaaaaaatactgtcATTTCAATGTTTATGGTATGTGGAGTGATGAATGGTCAATTaattatgcaaatgaaatgatgTAATTGATTTTGAGTGGTATGGAGTTATACACTTTTATCGTACCGattatgcaaatgaaatgatgTAGTTGTTAACTTCTAGTAAGTGGTATGAACAGTATAACAACTGTTCATATCCTGCAACTAAGTTgatttctatgacatagtattaacatattttcagtaacaaagcaTGCTCTATATTTTACTCTATATATAATTGTGCACTTGAAGTTTACGATATCCTGTGATTTTTACTAGGAAGATAGTTCTAAGACATGGTATTAAtagtgtacttttttttttttttatatacttgtagaggtatttccttttgcctttGCAATTGTATCTAGTGAAACTGTAGACAATTGGAGGTGGTTTCTGCAAAGTATATTGGATGTCTTGCTGggcttttttgaattttttatatatatatgaaatggtattaacaatgatTTTTTGTacgaaatggtattaacaatgttctatttgtataaaatggtattaacaatatctttttgtaagaaatggtattaaaaatatatatatttttggtatgaaatggtattaataatgtttttgtatgaaatggtattaacaatattTTTCTATGACATgttattaacaatgtacttttaTGACATGGTTTGCAGAGGTTCGATGGAGAAGGAAGGGTCATGTGGGCATGCCCTTGATTTTcgtgtttttatttatattttttatacttaagtttggattttttttataaaaaaaaaatctgggctgggcttgttttgagtgttttttttttgtgttttttgtatTGGGCTTCTTTTAAGTTAGTTAGTGGTagtcatgtaatttatagaaaattcaacactcattttgtatgtattaaatgatttttgagtatgtttctaaagtgcatttcatgtatagttttttttataatttcagcctCTATTTGGGGTATATCACTAAGGCTCCCTAATTTGTAACATAATGACATAAATAAACATTttggtttattatttttttatttttataatattttctttttcaaacaataaaaatagtgAATTTCTGAATTAAAAGGGTATAAATGGTTTGTTATTGATCAttatttttagattttatttGGATGGAAAATGGACACAAATgctcggatgaatttcaaaataaaagttgCCAGAAGTTGACGAATGTGGTATATCAGGATGTGTATAAAGTATGAGTGGGAAGttgtcaatttatttatttaaaatttattgtcCCTCAAAGAAATAATTGAACATCTTTTCCTTGTCGAACAAAGGTAAAGCAGAGAGACTCAAACTTCACGTtccttagagcaactccactcatttgcccttagccatggcaagggtggagctagggcaaccactattcacgtgaatagtggttgcccttgcaaatattTATGGTATGTGGAGTGATGAATGGTCAATTaattatgcaaatgaaatgatgTAATTGATTTTGAGTGGTATGGAGTTATACACTTTTATCGTACCGattatgcaaatgaaatgatgTAGTTGTTAACTTCTAGTAAGTGGTATGAACAGTATAACAACTATTCATACCCTGCAACTAAGTTgatttctatgacatagtattaacatattttcagtaacaaagcaTGCTCTATATTTTACTCTATATATAATTGTgcacttgaagtttatgatatCCTGTGATTTTTACTAGGAAGATAGTTCTAAGACATGGTATTAAtagtgtacttttttttttttatatacttgtagaggtatttccttttgcctttGCAATTGTATCTAGTGAAACTGTAGACAATTGGAGGTGGTTTCTGCAAAGTATATTGGATGTCTTGCTGggcttttttgaattttttatatatatatgaaatggtattaacaatggttttttgtacgaaatggtattaacaatgttctatttgtataaaatggtattaacaatatctttttgtaagaaatggtattaaatatatatatatttttggtatgaaatggtattaataatgtttttgtatgaaatggtattaacaatattTTTCTATGACATgttattaacaatgtacttttaTGACATGGTTTGCAGAGGTTCGATGGAGAAGGAAGGGTCATGTGGGCATGCCCTTGATTTTcgtgtttttatttatattttttatacttaagtttggattttttttataaaaaaaaaaaaatctgggctgggcttgttttgagtgttttttttttgtgttttttgtatTGGGCTTCTTTTAAGTTAGTTAGTGGTagtcatgtaatttatagaaaattcaacactcattttgtatgtattaaatgatttttgagtatgtttctaaagtgcatttcatgtatagttttttttataatttcagcctCTATTTGGGGTATATCACTAAGGCTCCTTAATTTGTAACATAATGACATAAATAAACATTttggtttattattttttttatttttataatattttctttttcaaacaataaaaatagtgAATTTCTGAATTAAAAGGGTATAAATGGTTTGTTATTGATCAttatttttagattttatttGGATGGAAAATGGACACAAATgctcggatgaatttcaaaataaaagttgCCAGAAGTTGACGAATGTGGTATATCAGGATGTGTATAAAGTATGAGTGGGAAGttgtcaatttatttatttaaaatttattgtcCCTCAAAGAAATAATTGAACATCTTTTCCTTGTCGAACAAAGGTAAAGCAGAGAGACTCAAACTTCACGTTCCTTAGAGCAATTCCACCCATTTgtccttagccatggcaagggtggagctagggcaaccactattcacgtgaatagtggttgcccttgcaaatagtattttgtgtttccacccattgccatggctaagggcaattactattcatttttttgtttttccccctattttttaatgaaaataattaatttgggtaatattttcagataagatttccggattcctacgtgtcaagactattcataatcagataaaatttccggataagatttttggattcaaatttcgaatgaatttcaaaattcaaatttcagataaatttttgggttcaaattttgaatgaatttcaaaattcaaaattcagataaatttgggttcaaatttcggatgaatttcaaaattcaaatttcatacaaattagggttcaaatttcggatgaatttcaaatttcagataagattttcatccaataaaatcaagccacgtggcatgtctatcttgccaaatttttctataaaaccagtggctcagctcatacctctcacaccacatctttctatattttcatttctcagagtttagatttcatacttcattcattctcaatggaagaatttaggagatgcttggagaggcaagagcgagaaacaaatgagagaaaccgtagagcagatgaaatcaatgagttgcagagacaagtcgatgagcaagttctcatagcagtggctttgcaagatgaagagaaccaaggtcgccgccgtggttcacaagtcggccgccgccggaatgtggaaagacataggcattctcggggtaagaatcttttggaagattattttatcccaacttctttgtactctgatgttgattttcgaaggcgatttagaatgcaacctcatttgttcaataaagtcatgcatgatatttgcaattatgatgcatactttgttcaaaagtgtgatgctaCTGGGATTTTGGGGCTTCTTTcggagcaaaagcttacagctgttatacgaatattggcgtatggagcatctgctgatcaggtggatgagattgcccggatggggaagtccactacgttggaggctttggtaagattttgtcaagcagtTGAAACTCTGTATACTAGGGACTACTTGCGTAGACCTACTCCCAGGGACCTCCaacggcttctacaaaaagccgaagctcgaggatttccaggaatgattggtagcatcgactgcatgcactggcaatggaagaattgcccaactgcctggcaaggtgattacggaaatagaaaaggccaaaaaagtatcatccttgaagccgttgctggcttcgacacatgggtttgacatgccttctttggagttgcaggatcccaaaatgatCTCAACAtgctgggtcaatccccggtcttcaacgatgtattgagaggCCAGGGCCCCAATATCACCTATCAAGTCAATAATACAGTGTACCAGTcggggtattatctagctgacggcatctacccgaggtggaccacttttgtcaaatctattccgaatccccgatcccagaagcaaaaattatttgctacctatcaagagggatacaggaaagatgtcgaaaggtgttttggtatccttcaagctcggtggttgattattcgaggtgcggcccgtatgtttgatgaggagatcctcagaagcattatgatgacttgcatcatcctccataatatgattgtggaggatgagtatgattatgatgctttagaggtGTATGAACCGgatccaatgaacacggttttgacacggatttatgaaaggcccatggggCCAAGTGGAGAACCATTTGAGCCGGAACCGTTGGTGAGGGATGGTCATTTGATGACCCGaatgatagatcgatatacaaagatgcaatcttcgtatattcatgaaatgcgtcaagttcacttgatggagcatctatgggcggtgaaaggcaatgaagaagaatgatggagcatagatgctttggttatgttttatttagttatggttttgttgtgttgtatttttatttattatgctttggtttatggtttggttgtgttgtatttttatttattatgctttggtttatggtttggttgtgttgtatttttatttattatgctttggttgtggtttgttattattattgtgccttgtttgtagtttttttttaatttttattttgttttgtttgaagtatggaatatattgaataaaaaggtaatttattgaatactttgtttattaaataacgaaatctaatacaagtcattacgaattactactactaaaataaaatacatgaattacaacaactttaaaagaaaacatgaaaaatacaaatacataaaaggtaggctaacaaatttaatggtttccatcatttaaccaatccgtgttgctaggcccatcatcccggaaaagtcttcttctcataacatcccttcgttctagcttccaaaattgttttgtttcaggggacatatgacttgtatccatggccatggtttcccgatccgtCTTGTCTATATCTTTTTTACgcacatactccctttctcgtGCATACTCAGCTTGAAGGGTCAACTCGTTATCATGGCATTTttgctccatttcaattcttaggccattttgccttgcaatttcctccaaaaactttgaattatgattgcttgaattacccactttctttgccttcgcggcctttcggccaatgggcctcgACTCCTTTTccatgggtgagtcttgactcataggagaatcaagaggtgaatccgatgccattgaatcacggagtggcgtctcgtttaatACAACGTCGggacccgttggaataattatgaagcgtttgcaatatttgaccacctcccaacattcatgatgggtgaaattttttttgccacccccagttgcaccgaaccacatttgtgcttgtataatctatttaacaaaaaaaatgaaaatgcaataaatatttaaaatatattggatatgcaagtaacaaaaaaaataataatgaaaatgcaagaaatatgaacaaaatattgaaaatgcaagcaatattaacaaaatatatatattaggagattaaacttaataaaacaaaaattataaaatacttacctcgttagtacgattttccccgcttctatagttgtccatcgcttttgctagggcagctctccattttcccaactctttattcaggattttccacctactggataatgccatctccgtacgagtagaccccggaattttttcacaaaattcggcatgaatttttttccacatatgaaaaaatttcatctcattgccggacacgggacaatgacaaatttggagccaagcctcacacaaggaaacatcttccatggtgctccaagcccctccggtttcgatagaagaagccataaaaatataaaatcaaaatgctaaatgaaaaagaagaaaatgttgagtaaaaagagtgaataatagtagaagtataatgaaatgtaagagtattggtgttgaaagtgaagggtattgataggtatttatagaaaaaaaaatatcagaattttttagaattttttaaaaaaatttacgattttttttcatatttttattgcccaaaaagcctcagccgttggattaatttggagaagcagatcggaaggctggggaggcgacacgtggcagcgtaCCGTTGGAGCTGGCgtcgcgctgacgtcagcgcgcgctggttcaaatttttttaccgttggctgacgtcagcgtgacgcgAGTGCTAACGTCAGCAAACGCGAGTTGGACCTGGGGCTGGTCTcgccttcgggctggcccgagttggtgggtcccacaccaaACCCGGGCCTGGGCTGCGCGGTGGAacgaaaatttttttttttctgccctCGCCTCGGGCTGGGCTGCAACGGTGGAATAGCTCTTACATGGCTTGTGTTTCAAAACAGCAAATCGACCAATTGGATGAATAATGCTTTAAAGCCCAAAAAGAGTGACTGAAGGTTTTTAATTGTATGGCTCGTAGTCGTATCAAAGTCACAAGTACTTTACTAGTCTCAGATGAGTCCACAAATAATATCACTAAATCCTGAAATGCTATCTTTGCAGTGTGAGATATAAATCAGATTTGTGTGAGCTTGCCTTGTAAGTATCATTGCCCTTAGTTGAAGGACTTCAGTCTtgtggatcttgctgattttCTGCAAAAATTGTCCTCAAAGGTTTGCGAAATACATGCAAATACAACCGGCCAAGCCATTCCGGAAGAGAATGAGTAAGTATAAATCAGGCTGGGTTGGTTCTTACAGTAATACTACGTGCTGTACTTCATTTTTGCTGTGATCAAACTGGGATTCATTTTTGCTGTGATCAAACTGGGATTTTAGCCTTTTCATTCTCAGGGCCTTGAGCATTCCTGAAGTTGAAATATCCGGCAATTCCTCGTCCTTTGGCAAGTTGTTCCAGCTCTTCAAGTTTTTTCTTCAGCAGCTCAACTTCTCTTGCTAAATCTTCATCTCTTTGTCTCATTGCCTAGAACAATAAACAACAGTTGTAAGTGAAATGTGGGGCATGGTGTTATTATCTTCAAAGAAATACATATATTCACAAACAATTGATTGtgatgttttaaaaaataatttatttatttcattgagcaaatatttatgtatataatTGTCatgatgtttattttttttttctcttttatgaaTTTGCAAACCTGACAGGGTTACATGAAAATACAGATAGACCTCAGGGGTGTGTGCAATTTAATCTTTGAGGTTAAATTTGTTGtttggagaaatttttttatgacatCAACAATTTTTGGATGGAAACTTAACAGAAGgatgtgaaaacaatttgaaacctTAGGGGATGTTAGTGTAATTTTTGAAACCTTggaggttttgtgaaaacaccaaAAACCTCAAGAAGTTCTAGCGTAAATATGAAGAGATAACACAACGATTTAGAATGTCAAATAGATTGTTTATAGTTCAGTTTTTTATGTAGTGTGATGCAAAACTTACTCAATGTAAGGCAGCATGAACATAGAGAAAGAgtagtgaaaattttgaaaggtAAACTAAGCAACAAAGATACTACAACTAGATGCAACCATGGCTGTTTCCTTATGCTACAATAGTATGAGTGCTTACCTCTAATTCCTGTCTACGTAGCTCCTCCTTTCTTGCTTCTGATCTTGAGCTTCTTTGCACTTCAAAAATAACTGCAGCGCCTCCAACCTAAAGAGATACAATAATGATTCATAacttatataattaaaaatctcCTAAACCCAACTTTGTGCAAGGATATCTTCAAAGTTCCTTTCTCTTAAATTGAAAGGGAAGAATAAGAAACAGCTGGATGAACAACGAAACGTATGGTGTGGTCTATCAGCCGGAGAGAAAGTATTAATCGCATATCATAGTATTAATTCCACAGCAATCCCATGACAAGAACTTGTACATAATGTGGCTTTACAGTGAACAAAGGTAATCTGAGGTTACTCATCGACTTGTAATACTCTAATGAGCAACATTAGTCTGGTTTTCTGACGAATTATGCTGCTTTAGCATTTGCCACAAGCAATGGAATTTCAAAATGTAACCCACAAGAGGTTTGGCATTTCACCATGTAATAGGGCTCCGTGAACTATGGAATAGTGTACAACTGAAGCAACTAGTGGGTCACATAGGTGGAGGACAATTGTAACTTTATAAAGACATATTTGGGACTGCTTCTGATGAAGCACTTTTTCTTGGTCGCCTTTTTTCTAGAAGCAGAGTaatcttttattaaaaatcCAATTACTTCCTGAAAATGCACTTGAAAGTGCTTCATTAAGGAAGCACCTATCAGGTGCACTTTTAACTATTCTTCTAAAAACGAAGCACTTTTAACTATTTCTCCGAACACTGTCAAAAGGGCTTTTGAGAATCTGAAACTCTTTTAGCACTTCTAAAAGCAATCCCCAATAGGTCGTAAATATTGCAGTGTAGTACCAGTGCATACAATTCATGCACTACTGGCAAGTATttagtaaaaaaattatgcacaTGAAGCACACCAGATTGAATTTTATGGGGAAGATTCTTACTTTCTTGAATTGATCTGCATGCATTATGACCCCAGAAAATTAAACAGTGACCAAGTTCAAAATTATTTGGTCAAAGACCATCTAGCCGAATCTTCAAAATTATTTGGTCAAAGACCATCTAGCCAAATCTAAGGCACTTATAGGCAAAGAAACATGTCCATGCCCATAATACGCGTGAGTACAGCTGGCTCCCTTGTTATGAGCTATTTGGGCTTGCCTTCAGGTCTCCTTTAAGACTTTCTCTGTTTAAATTGTGTATTATTCAGCAGTTTGAACAGACATTCACTGGTTGGCAAAGACTATTTGTCAAAGTGTAAATTGGTAACACTAATTACAAGTGtcaattttaaacaaatttaCCATACCAAGTTCATTTGCAAAGGATTCTAGAGGAATTTCTTATGGGGTGCATTTGATGTTCTGCGCTAAGTTTTCAGAGCATGTGTCATTTAAGATTGCGGAAGATACTGGACTaaaaaagttctaaaaaaaactcaatttttCGTGATCTTTGcagaaaaaattatttttttgactcatttTAATGATGTTGAGTTGCACGAGGTTGTGCATTTCATGTCCTAaagttgatttttaaaaaaatgaaaggagGGATGTAACGGTACATAGGTTCAATTGGAGAGGAGTGTTTGATGCCAAATCCTATTATATGGCATTGGTGGGAACCTTGGATCTGAACTGCAGCTTTTGGTTGTTCGGCAGCTTGGTGCACAAAGGCCCTGtgtggttttctttgttttggaccACAGCTTTGGGGTGAATTCTAACCTTGGACAACTTAATGAAAAAGGAATAGTCTTCGGTCAAACAGCAGGCAGACTACTAATAGATGTGTCTTTTGGGGAGAAGAAAGTTCGATTTTGGAGATTAAAGATCTGTTTGTGAGGCTTTGTTCTCTTAGGTTACCAGCACTTCAGATTTGTTGTTTGATTACATAATTGAGTTTATTTTAAGTTTACGTTCATTGATTGTAAACTACTGGTATGCCTATGTTTTACCTGTAAGAAATGCAAAACAATATACTTATCATTTGTAATTCAGTAAGCCGGTTACATCTTTATAACATTCTTAGACTAGGGATAAAAATGAGAGTTCATAGTACCGTGAACACAAAGAGCTCCCCGAGAAGATCTGCAGCAGCTTGGACAGCTTTCTCCTCGTTCAGTGGGCGTATTGCAACATCAGTTGCATGACCATAAATCCGTCTTTGCACATTTGTTGTAAATCGATGATTTGCCTGATTCAATAtcaaaatgggaaaaaaacatatataattatgtaaaaTATAAGTGCATATAACTAGAGAGGAattatgtattaaaaaaaaacaagtgttaACCAAATCAAGAAACTGCTGAACACTAGATAATTTCTATACAAACTGGACATTtataacttttatttatttgtggtTGATTATAGGTTGACCGGTGGGGTTGGAGCTAAACACAAACTGCATAACCTAAATGAAGAACATAAGAATCAAAGTATGACATGTATCCATCAAAAAGCAGACATTGGATAGGAAGGTGGATGAAACATGAACTAGCGGATAATAACATGAATCAATTAAAACATGAACACCACAGGACATGTGGTACACATGGCCCAAGAAAGTAGCAGCCAGAAACCATAAATTAAAAGCAACTGTGGACTTGTTATGGAAATAGAACTCAAtggagaaaataaacaaagatgGCAACtactaaaataatttaaagggGAAACTATCTGGGAGTGCAATTTCCCACTGGCAGtgaaagaaaaagtagaaCTTCCACCAGCTATGGAAGAAAAAGCTCAAGAATATAGTCAATATACATACAGAAATTAGAAATGGCTACAGATTGCATGTGAGAAATTCAACAAGTATATGAACCAAATATGATCTATTGAAAATGCAGCATCCAAATTCCGAGGGTAACAAACCGTTTACGAATGGGAATGGCATACTGCAGCATAATCATGATCATTTCTTTTACCCATACAGATCACAAACGACTTTAAATACTTAAAAAGTTTATCCATTAGTAATAGTAATCAAGAACTTATTGCAGCTTAATGTCATCTAAAATGCCCCACTCCCCATAATTTACTAGACATGCATAATTTATGCAAAATGTCATACTATGGCAAAGCTAGAACCAAGCAACGACACCCAAAacgccaaaacaaaaacaaacaaaaaatatcaatttttaatatacaatttgaaaatatCAAAGAACTCGCCCCAAAAGTGACCATGGAGATggcacaaaatgaaaaattaatgtTTGCAGTCCCAAATGAGCACAAAAGATGAAAGGCCCAACACCAAGCGAATACGAGAGAAAACAGGGAGAACCCACGCAGGAAAATCAGGTTTAAGGCAAacccatttaataaaataGCTTAAAAATAAAGCGAACGAAAACAGAAAATGCtggtaaaagagaaaaatagagaaCCTGGGCAATGTTAACGATGAACTGCCTAAATCGCGGGTGCAAGCCAGCCTCTCGCTTGAGCCGATTAGCAATGGGTTTGGAGATGGTTTTGAGGGCAAGGGTTGCTAACTTTACCGCTGGAAGGACCATAACTCTCTGCCTATTTCTGTTTTGGAGTGGTGAATTTGTGTGCTTCGAAGGCTATGGGACTAAGAACTGAAGCTTTTGAGTCATGGACTTGTGCGGAATGATGGAATTCtaatttggagagaaaaaggaaaaatgtcGACGCTGCTTAGTGGGTGACAATTCGTCAGTGGAGCGTCATCACTTCCATTTCTGGCAGAGCTGCGAAAGAGTTTTGCGGGTCAATTTGTAATTTCGACAAGGGTTGTGGTATTTCGGGCTAATCAGGGAAGGACACGATATACAAATGCGAAAAAGTACACTGCCGTTTTCCCCTGGTGAACTCTCACCCGGTTGAGAATTGACCCCCAAATTATTTTATCGGAAAATAAAGACATGAACTACATAATAGCAATCTACCCCTTACCATCAAGTCTTTCAAAGTTCAACCAAATTTCCGTCAATATTGAAGacaaattcataatttaagGAAAATAAGAATTATACCCTATTAAATTACTACATAATAGTGTTGGTCCCTTTTTCGACACTCTTTCTCCTCCGGGTTGAGTTGCTTTAGAGAGTGTAAATATTGTTGGATAAACACCAATGTCCCGATTGGATTTCTGGCTCGCGAGAGGATTCTTTCAACTTTTggacaaaattgaaagttggTTCAGGTTGACAAGAATGGGCGAGCTCGAGTTGGGCCCTGATGACTTGCTTGTCTTGAGTTGACCGCGGATTGCGTAGGCGTGGCACTATTGGGTATGAGACCAGTTCAATAGACCTAGTATATGTGATGTAGGGTGTCTGTTTGGTGGATTCGCGCTTGTTTTGGACTTTCGATCAAGCCATTGTACTCCAACGGAGGTATTGGCTTGGATGAGttcttttctatgcctcaATCAAGAGGGCTTCAATATTCTTTCACTCGTGCGTTGCTAGTTTAATAGATACGAACAGTACCTAATCAAACAATAAGGAAACTAAAGTTGTGGTTAATGCTCCCTCGTTTGGGTTAAAAAACCTAGCTTGGGCCCGAGATGACCCTAGACTAGGTCAAGATTCAACCAATTCGGGGCAAACAATGTAGTTCAAGCCCGGACATGCACTTACTTTAGGACTAATAAAGCCCTATTCGGGCCTAAACCCTTATCTTGGGTCTGAATAATGATAAGCTTAAATATGCAAAGGcgggaaaataaattaatctaCAAGA
It encodes:
- the LOC18780971 gene encoding OPA3-like protein gives rise to the protein MVLPAVKLATLALKTISKPIANRLKREAGLHPRFRQFIVNIAQANHRFTTNVQRRIYGHATDVAIRPLNEEKAVQAAADLLGELFVFTVGGAAVIFEVQRSSRSEARKEELRRQELEAMRQRDEDLAREVELLKKKLEELEQLAKGRGIAGYFNFRNAQGPENEKAKIPV